The genome window AAGTTTCGCCTCGGACACCCAAATCGGTATGGCGCCTGAGGACGTATTAAGAGTTGCAGTCCCGCAACCGCAGGAAGCCCGAATGACCCGTCTGACCGTGAACGGTTCGCCCGTCGAGATCGACGCGCCGGCCGAGACGCCACTCCTTATCGCCTTGCGCGAGCATCTGGGCCTGACCGGATCGAAGTATGGCTGCGGGGCGGCCATGTGCGGGTCCTGCACCGTCCACGTCGACGGCGCCGCGACCTACGCCTGCATCACGGCCCTGGGCGATGTCGAGGGCGCCAAGATCACGACCATCGAGGGCCTGTCGGAGGACGGCGACCATCCGGTACAACGCGCCTGGATCGCCGAGCAGGT of Kiloniellales bacterium contains these proteins:
- a CDS encoding (2Fe-2S)-binding protein translates to MTRLTVNGSPVEIDAPAETPLLIALREHLGLTGSKYGCGAAMCGSCTVHVDGAATYACITALGDVEGAKITTIEGLSEDGDHPVQRAWIAEQVPQCGYCQSGQIMRAAALLEENPSPNRDEIVEAMSSNLCRCGTYVRIVRAVERAAREA